In Juglans microcarpa x Juglans regia isolate MS1-56 chromosome 8D, Jm3101_v1.0, whole genome shotgun sequence, the following are encoded in one genomic region:
- the LOC121241993 gene encoding protein FAR1-RELATED SEQUENCE 4-like isoform X2 has protein sequence MFLTPCLLIAFDWKDPQRASESSIMPNSVDFEITNEPSSEVIKETEAEGSKKVSNDDERVEVLRCGMEFSNEKELMAYYKRYAKQAGFGVKTFRTKRDVHGNATYVTIGCARAGKYMPSHSNVSRLRPTTKTGCNAKVNAKLANGVWVLTTIENTHNHSTVSPKKSRFFRSHKCLDEYSQRMLDLNDRASIRMNKNFGALVQDAGGLRILIFKKKIVAILLIKPDTYG, from the exons atgttTCTAACACCTTGCCTACTTATAGCATTCGACTGGAAAGATCCCCAACGCGCAAGTGAGTCATCAATTATGCCTAATAGTGTTGACTTTGAAATTACTAACG aacCTTCATCCGAGGTAATTAAAGAGACGGAGGCTGAGGGGAGTAAGAAAGTCTCGAATGATGATGAACGAGTTGAAGTACTGAGATGTGGTATGGAGTTTTCCAATGAGAAAGAGCTTATGGCATATTACAAACGATATGCCAAGCAAGCGGGTTTTGGTGTGAAGACATTTAGGACAAAGAGAGACGTACATGGGAATGCGACATATGTGACAATTGGGTGTGCGCGTGCCGGCAAGTACATGCCTAGCCACAGTAATGTCTCCAGGCTACGACCCACAACTAAAACAGGATGTAATGCTAAGGTAAATGCTAAACTTGCGAATGGGGTATGGGTTTTGACAACTATTGAGAATACTCACAATCATAGTACAGTCAGCCCAAAGAAGTCTAGATTTTTTAGATCTCATAAGTGTTTAGACGAATACAGCCAAAGGATGCTCGATTTGAATGATAGGGCAAGTATTCGAATGAACAAGAACTTTGGGGCACTGGTTCAAGATGCAGGGGGTTTGAGAAtcttgatttttaagaaaaagattgttgcaattttattgataaagcCAGACACTTACGGTTAG
- the LOC121241993 gene encoding protein FAR1-RELATED SEQUENCE 4-like isoform X3, translating to MPNSVDFEITNEPSSEVIKETEAEGSKKVSNDDERVEVLRCGMEFSNEKELMAYYKRYAKQAGFGVKTFRTKRDVHGNATYVTIGCARAGKYMPSHSNVSRLRPTTKTGCNAKVNAKLANGVWVLTTIENTHNHSTVSPKKSRFFRSHKCLDEYSQRMLDLNDRASIRMNKNFGALVQDAGGLRILIFKKKIVAILLIKPDTYG from the exons ATGCCTAATAGTGTTGACTTTGAAATTACTAACG aacCTTCATCCGAGGTAATTAAAGAGACGGAGGCTGAGGGGAGTAAGAAAGTCTCGAATGATGATGAACGAGTTGAAGTACTGAGATGTGGTATGGAGTTTTCCAATGAGAAAGAGCTTATGGCATATTACAAACGATATGCCAAGCAAGCGGGTTTTGGTGTGAAGACATTTAGGACAAAGAGAGACGTACATGGGAATGCGACATATGTGACAATTGGGTGTGCGCGTGCCGGCAAGTACATGCCTAGCCACAGTAATGTCTCCAGGCTACGACCCACAACTAAAACAGGATGTAATGCTAAGGTAAATGCTAAACTTGCGAATGGGGTATGGGTTTTGACAACTATTGAGAATACTCACAATCATAGTACAGTCAGCCCAAAGAAGTCTAGATTTTTTAGATCTCATAAGTGTTTAGACGAATACAGCCAAAGGATGCTCGATTTGAATGATAGGGCAAGTATTCGAATGAACAAGAACTTTGGGGCACTGGTTCAAGATGCAGGGGGTTTGAGAAtcttgatttttaagaaaaagattgttgcaattttattgataaagcCAGACACTTACGGTTAG
- the LOC121241993 gene encoding protein FAR-RED ELONGATED HYPOCOTYL 3-like isoform X1 translates to MIMCNCTHVSTQGCISTFDALDQVSIDDHVKTFKYSVYYNEEECNIKCTCQLFETRGILCRHAFRVCNMKNITLMPEKYVLDRWRKDIKRRYTLIKSSYDDLRSNADAQRYEVVVKRCLKLATRVSPSDYHVDAFLRVFDDFEKKIGSLTLESKSSSTKVKANVVADKGKKILSPHVIRGKGRPPTKRKVSAVEKGATKRKKKQTYKKIFDDESQLRDLSESQINTVTQPMPSGNEEMCDHIDTL, encoded by the exons ATGATTATGTGTAATTGCACCCACGTTAGTACCCAGGGATGCATATCCACATTCGATGCTTTAGATCAAGTTTCTATCGATGACCATGtcaaaacatttaaatactcaGTTTACTATAATGAAGAGGAGTGCAACATTAAATGCACGTGCCAGTTGTTTGAGACAAGGGGCATTCTCTGTAGGCATGCATTTAGGGTATGTAATATGAAGAACATTACGTTGATGCCCGAAAAATATGTATTGGATCGATGGAGGAAAGACATTAAAAGGAGATATACATTGATAAAAAGTAGTTATGATGACTTGCGGAGCAATGCAGACGCACAGAGGTATGAGGTTGTGGTGAAGAGATGTTTGAAATTAGCGACTCGTGTATCTCCAAGTGATTACCATGTCGATGCATTCCTGCGCGTTTTCGATgactttgagaaaaaaattggaaGTTTAACACTTGAATCAAAATCCAGCTCAACCAAGGTCAAAGCAAATGTCGTCGCAGACAagggtaaaaaaatattaagtccCCACGTTATCCGGGGGAAAGGGAGACCCCCAACGAAAAGAAAGGTTTCGGCTGTGGAGAAAGGAGCAacgaaaaggaagaagaaacaa acttacaaaaaaatatttgatgatgAATCACAATTGCGTGACCTTTCGGAATCTCAAATTAACACTGTCACACAACCAATGCCATCGGGCAATGAGGAG ATGTGTGACCATATTGATACGTTGTAA